The nucleotide sequence CCCACCTGCTGGCCCAAGCCCCTGGTGGGCTCCGGGCACATGGGCGGGCAGTTTGCGGCCAAGCTCAAGTACGCGGGCTACGACGCCCTGATCGTCGAAGGCAAGGCCGACCGCCCGGTGTGGATCAGCATCAGCAACTCCCAAGTGCGCATCCGCGACGCGCGCGGCCTCTGGGGCGAGGGCATCCGCCGCGCCACCCTGGATATCAGCCGGGAGATGGGCGGCGACTGCGCCGTGGCGGCCATCGGCCAGGCGGGCGAGAAGCTCGCGCCCATGGCCATCGTGGCCAACTCCGTTTCCCACTCGGCGGGCGGCGTGGGCGGCGTCATGGGCTCCAAGAACCTCAAGGCCGTGGCCGTGCAGGGCGACGGCGCGGTGCGCCTGGCCGGGGACAAGGGCGAGTGGGAGCGTCTGATCAAGTTCCACCTCTCGATCCTGGGCGGCAACAACCAGCATGTGGTGCCGAGCTTCCCCACGCCCCAGTCGGAATACTACAACCCCGGCTCCCGCTGGGTGGGCGAGCCGGGCAGGCGCTGGGGCGCGGCCGAGCCCCCCGTGGAGATCACCGGCAACATCCGCGACCTCAACCGCATCGCCTACCGCACCAACAGCGCGGCCTTCTACCTGGGCGCCAACGCCTGGCAGTACACGGTGCGCGGCAACGGATGCACGGGCTGCCCCATACGCTGCCACACCATCGTCAAGGTGCCCTCCGTGGCGGCGAAGTACGGCGTGGGGGAGATGGGGCAGAACACCTGCGCCGGGCTGCTCTTCGGGCGCGGCTTCTTCAAGAAGCTCGCCGCCGGGGACAAGAGCCACACCTCGCTGGAGGCCTGCATGCTGGGCATGCACCTCGCCGACGACCTGGGCCTCTGGTGCAACTACGGCCAGCTCCAGCGCGACCTCATCAAGCTCTATTACGACGGGACGCTCAAAGCCAAGATTGGGGCCAAGGAATACGACTCCATCCCCTGGGACAAGTATGAGAGCGGCGACCCCGCCTTCCTGCTGGACATGATCCCACGCATCGCCAACCGCCAGGGGGAGCTGGGCGAGGTGCTCAGCCAGGGCACGGCGGGGCTGTTCACAACCTGGTCCATCACGGAGCGGGACTGGAGCCAGGACAAGGAGACGGCCTACTGGAAAATGGGCCACCCCAAGCACCACGCCAACGAGGACGACGGCCAGTGCGGCGTGATCATCAACACCCAGTACAACCGCGACGCCCAATGCCACTCGCACGTCAACTTCGTGCGCAACGGCCTGCCCCTGGCGGTGCAGAAGCGGCTGGCCGCAGAGACCTGGGGCTCGGCCGAGGCGGTGGACGCCGTGGGCGACTACACCCCCGCCAACGTCTACAAGGCGCGCAGGGCCAAGTGGTCGCTCATCCGCAAGGAGCTTCACGACTCCCTGGGCCTGTGCAACTGGATGGGCCCCTGGGTGGCCTCCCCGCTCAAGGAGCGCGGCTACGGCGGCGACGACAGCCTGGAGTCGAAGTTCTTCAGCCTGGCCACCGGCCTGAAAACCAGCCGGGAGGAGCTGGACCAGATGGGCGAGCGCATCTTCGTGCTGCACCGTGCCCTCACCCAGCGCGACATGGGCGAGCCCGACCCGCGCTCCAGCCACGACCGCGTGCCCGACTGGATCTTCAAGGACGCCAACGGCACAGCCCCCTTCAGCAAGGGGACCATCCGCATGGACCGTGAGGACATCGCCAAGGCCATGGACCTGTTCTACGACGTCATGGACTGGGACCGCGCCACGGGCGCCCCCACCATGGAAGCCTACGCCCGGCTGGGCCTCCAGGACGTGGGCAGGAGGATGCAGAATCTCAAGCTGACGCCGGGAACCCGGGGATGAACTTCGGCGGCAAGGACTGGGAAGAGGCCGTTGCCGAGGCCGTCAGGGAGGCCAGCCGCCAGGGCCGGGCCGTGTCGGCGGCCGAAACGCTGGAGGCGCTGACCGCGCAAGGCTTCGACGTCTCCGCGCCGGATGCTGGCGAAAGGGCGGAGGCGGCCCTGCGCGCCCATGCGGGCCTGGCCTCCTTCGCCGGGGCGGACGGCGCGGCGCGCTACCACGACCCCGCCCTGCTCAGCGCCACCTACGCCGGGATCATGGACCGCAAGGCAAGCCCTACGCTGCTCATGGCCGAGGAGATCCGCGCCAACTCGCGGGAATATCCCCGCCCGGTGCCCGTGGAACTGTTCGAGGCCGAGCCCTTCGGGCTCACCCCGGAGCAGATCGGCGAGGCCCTTCGGGCCATGGCCGAAAACCCCGCCTTCGAGGACATCGCCTTCACGACCACCAGCTCAGGGGCGGTCTACCTGTTCTCTTCGAGGAGCCTGGAACCGGGGTACGCCCGGTTCCTGGCCGAACACGCCCAGAACCTGGCCATGAATCCCTGAGGGGGAGAGTATGTCGAGCCTTCTGGCTCGGCGTCATGTTCAGAATGATGTATCGTTGATAAATGAAGACGCGGAATCTCATTACTGGTGAGCCACTAAGATGTTGAAAAAGACAGCGGAGGCAGCAGGTGAACGGTGGCACCGTAATAAAGCGTATTGCTCGCTACACGTTTATTGGCATTGCAGTCCTGGCAGTCATCGCTTTGCTGGTTATAACCAGCAGCAAGATGAAGGACGCTGGTATGATGGCACGCAAAACAGGTGACGGCAATACCGCTGTTTACTACCTGAAGCCGTTAGCATTTCTTGGTGAACGCACGGCGCAACGCCTGCTGGGTGAAATCTACGCTCTCGGACAAGCTGGAATCGATATAAACGATGCAGAGGCAATCTATTGGTTTGGGCGTTGTGGTGTAAGCCTTCCGACAGTTCTCGGCGACGGAGAGAACCCAGCCGCTCCGCATGAAGTTGAGGTAGCCAAGCAATATGCCACCGGAGGCTGGGGAGTTAAGGCCGATCCGGTGGAGTGCGCTAAATGGCTCACGTTGGCTGCCGAGGGAGGCAACAAGGAAGCCCAGGCTTTGCTTGCCCAATCATTTTGTCAGTGAGCAGCGACCTGTCTTGAGCGGGGCCGCGCTTGCAGAAACTCGCCACGCCTAGCTCCGGCTTGCTCCGCTCTTCTTGGAAGCAGGTAGTCCCATAATCAAGCAGGCCAATTTCCCATCTCGAGAAATTGGCCTGAAATCGTGATTGTATTTGGTACCCGAGGTCGGGCTCGAACCGACAAGGAGTTGCCTCCGAGGGATTTTAAGTCCTTATCTTACTGCTTCACACAGGTTCACTAAAATTCAGATGAACCGTTGACTGACAACGCTTTCCAGCCTATCCACCTTCACATTACTTCACCCTGAAACACCCTGCTTCCTCATATTTTGG is from Fundidesulfovibrio soli and encodes:
- a CDS encoding aldehyde ferredoxin oxidoreductase — its product is MASATGGFAGKVLRVDLSTGRISTESTVERYQGVLGGTGIGYRVLWDEVPAGTGAFDPANKLVFATGVLAGTGVPCNGRTAVTTIFPTCWPKPLVGSGHMGGQFAAKLKYAGYDALIVEGKADRPVWISISNSQVRIRDARGLWGEGIRRATLDISREMGGDCAVAAIGQAGEKLAPMAIVANSVSHSAGGVGGVMGSKNLKAVAVQGDGAVRLAGDKGEWERLIKFHLSILGGNNQHVVPSFPTPQSEYYNPGSRWVGEPGRRWGAAEPPVEITGNIRDLNRIAYRTNSAAFYLGANAWQYTVRGNGCTGCPIRCHTIVKVPSVAAKYGVGEMGQNTCAGLLFGRGFFKKLAAGDKSHTSLEACMLGMHLADDLGLWCNYGQLQRDLIKLYYDGTLKAKIGAKEYDSIPWDKYESGDPAFLLDMIPRIANRQGELGEVLSQGTAGLFTTWSITERDWSQDKETAYWKMGHPKHHANEDDGQCGVIINTQYNRDAQCHSHVNFVRNGLPLAVQKRLAAETWGSAEAVDAVGDYTPANVYKARRAKWSLIRKELHDSLGLCNWMGPWVASPLKERGYGGDDSLESKFFSLATGLKTSREELDQMGERIFVLHRALTQRDMGEPDPRSSHDRVPDWIFKDANGTAPFSKGTIRMDREDIAKAMDLFYDVMDWDRATGAPTMEAYARLGLQDVGRRMQNLKLTPGTRG